In Paenibacillus guangzhouensis, a single window of DNA contains:
- a CDS encoding helix-turn-helix transcriptional regulator, with translation MLSFQAPTNQPAYLISNYLPFNLFQAHAYGNALFVSHWHDHVMEMIYVRKGRMQLFIGGFSYIGTEGDLFFIEEGEIHGAYLIEKEEVPEYHAILINKSILLAAESMHLVHEPLLHGKLSLPKIVQSGDEHYGYFKEAILHIAAELNAKKCGYELVIKSHLYQLVVTLIRAYGYVAADRPAERANRRKTEDLRDVMMFVEEHYGEAFTLKDISRIARMSPFHFCRTFKKITGQTFIEYVNLCRIRKGEEMIMNSSLPITQIAHRVGFNDINYFIRVFRKYRRCSPSEFRKQAAQSITRHSPSSTPSENERS, from the coding sequence ATGTTATCTTTTCAGGCGCCAACGAACCAACCGGCTTATTTAATCAGCAACTATCTTCCGTTCAATCTGTTTCAAGCGCATGCCTATGGGAATGCCCTTTTCGTCTCTCATTGGCATGATCACGTGATGGAAATGATCTATGTCAGGAAAGGGCGAATGCAGCTCTTTATTGGAGGTTTTTCGTATATTGGAACAGAAGGAGATCTTTTCTTCATTGAAGAGGGGGAGATTCATGGGGCGTATTTAATCGAAAAGGAAGAAGTCCCTGAATACCATGCGATCTTAATCAATAAATCCATATTGTTAGCTGCGGAATCGATGCATCTCGTTCATGAACCGTTATTACATGGCAAGCTGTCTTTGCCGAAAATTGTACAATCTGGGGATGAACACTATGGTTACTTTAAAGAAGCCATTCTTCATATTGCCGCTGAACTGAATGCGAAAAAGTGCGGATATGAATTAGTCATTAAATCTCACCTGTATCAGCTCGTCGTCACACTAATAAGAGCATACGGTTATGTGGCTGCTGATCGTCCTGCGGAACGTGCAAATCGAAGAAAGACAGAGGATCTTCGTGACGTGATGATGTTTGTAGAGGAACATTACGGTGAGGCATTCACACTGAAAGATATATCAAGGATCGCTAGAATGAGCCCCTTTCATTTTTGTAGGACGTTTAAAAAGATAACAGGACAAACATTTATCGAGTATGTTAATTTGTGTCGGATTAGAAAGGGAGAGGAGATGATCATGAATTCAAGTTTGCCCATTACACAAATTGCTCACCGAGTTGGATTCAATGATATCAATTATTTCATTAGAGTTTTTAGGAAGTATCGGAGATGCTCGCCTTCCGAATTCCGCAAACAAGCTGCACAAAGTATAACCAGGCATTCACCAAGTTCTACGCCGAGCGAAAACGAAAGAAGCTGA
- a CDS encoding ABC transporter substrate-binding protein, whose protein sequence is MMNKSVSLIIAFVFLLTTILSGCSGSSSEGSNEKETASTTDSVETVASNTNDDPTSKAVTDFSKETTITIQHEWGLDQISGLMQPIEDKLQAEGKNIKVKWIQGQPTLEALQELNAKGVVPDIIYTSKGIDGLQELDMVEPIDEWSKIYGLDMSRIDPSVVSLFRSFDDNGSMIGVPTFADTYTLFYNKEIFDMFGVPYPTDQMTWDETLELAKKLTGERDGVAYRGLELGWQNSVTDDTLAPLKELIANVVDPGTDDVLLTTEPAVTRYFEFMKKFYSIPGLYERNKEKQASFFASGTAAMLVSWPTYMEWGIPENVRANTNAVRLPIWGGVDQDAPTTTAHMYVLNKYSENKDAAFQWMKEVVADDMQKKFSAAGYPTVLKNRDIISVFGSEKDIYNGQNVSAYFPDHAKLLEGKSSKWNKVADSMIVESLPGFASSDMNIPEYLRTLQEKLEAKIADEKAKKKQG, encoded by the coding sequence ATGATGAACAAATCAGTCTCTCTGATCATTGCTTTTGTTTTCTTGTTAACAACCATCTTGTCAGGCTGCAGCGGCAGTAGTTCGGAAGGAAGTAATGAAAAAGAAACTGCATCCACGACAGATTCTGTTGAAACGGTAGCATCGAACACGAATGATGATCCGACTAGCAAAGCGGTGACGGATTTCAGCAAGGAAACGACCATCACAATTCAGCATGAATGGGGTCTGGACCAGATCTCTGGGCTGATGCAGCCCATTGAAGATAAGCTTCAAGCAGAAGGAAAAAATATTAAAGTGAAATGGATTCAAGGTCAGCCGACGTTGGAAGCTTTGCAGGAGTTGAATGCGAAGGGTGTCGTCCCGGATATCATTTATACGTCCAAAGGAATTGACGGCTTGCAAGAGTTGGATATGGTGGAGCCGATTGATGAATGGTCGAAGATTTACGGACTGGACATGAGCAGGATCGACCCCTCCGTCGTTTCGTTATTTCGGTCCTTCGACGACAACGGCTCCATGATTGGCGTGCCGACGTTTGCCGATACGTATACGCTCTTTTACAACAAAGAAATTTTTGATATGTTCGGCGTTCCTTATCCAACGGACCAAATGACATGGGATGAAACACTTGAGCTCGCTAAGAAGCTGACCGGGGAGCGGGATGGCGTCGCCTATCGGGGGCTGGAACTAGGGTGGCAGAATAGTGTGACCGACGATACGCTTGCCCCGCTCAAAGAGCTGATCGCGAACGTCGTTGATCCTGGAACGGATGACGTATTGCTTACGACCGAGCCGGCCGTAACAAGATATTTTGAGTTCATGAAAAAGTTCTATAGCATTCCGGGATTATATGAACGCAATAAAGAGAAGCAAGCAAGCTTCTTTGCAAGCGGCACGGCTGCGATGTTAGTCTCATGGCCGACCTATATGGAATGGGGAATTCCCGAGAATGTAAGGGCGAATACGAACGCCGTACGCCTGCCGATCTGGGGAGGCGTCGATCAAGATGCGCCAACAACGACAGCGCATATGTATGTGCTGAACAAGTACAGCGAGAACAAAGACGCTGCTTTCCAGTGGATGAAAGAGGTTGTGGCGGATGATATGCAGAAGAAGTTTTCTGCTGCAGGATACCCGACGGTGCTGAAAAATCGGGATATCATTTCGGTATTCGGCAGTGAAAAGGACATTTATAACGGTCAAAATGTAAGCGCCTATTTCCCGGATCATGCAAAATTGTTGGAAGGCAAAAGCTCGAAGTGGAATAAAGTAGCTGACAGCATGATCGTTGAAAGTTTGCCTGGTTTTGCAAGTTCAGATATGAATATCCCAGAATACTTGCGCACCTTACAAGAAAAGCTGGAAGCGAAAATTGCGGACGAAAAAGCGAAGAAAAAACAAGGCTAG